Genomic DNA from Salvia miltiorrhiza cultivar Shanhuang (shh) chromosome 1, IMPLAD_Smil_shh, whole genome shotgun sequence:
AATGAACTTCATAAATCTGAGAGGATTTAATGTATGAAAAAAATTCAGTTTCAGCAATTAAACATATTAATGACTAATTAAGGGGCAAGGAGGCCTTACTACTTTAACGATCTAATTCATTTCTTAGACCAACTTTATCGGTGCAAAAAAAGGTGGTCGACCGCCACgtcaataaagaaaaaaaaaaaacaattgatAATCTCCAATTCAACATGGTCAACCTTATTGAATAAGAGACCAGGTTcggtctctctcttctcaaacaTGGATGAATGATATTTTAACACTTGTCCATATTTAATTGGTTCAGCAGATTTTGTTAggataattgattaaaattattatattttttatataaaatatttaaaaataaaagtaaaaatatcaaaatttatactccctccgttcacgaaatgagtactcatatttcctttttcgtccgtccacgaaatgagtacccatttccctttttggcaagtgtaccccacacatctctttaattaatacactcaaaaaatgggaccttaaactattcacactacactccatacatttcttaaaacccgtgccgtccacaaatgggtactcatttcgtggacggagggagtatttttttcattctctataaatagagaccaCTCTTGCTATATTTCAACACACCTTCAAATTCTTCTATTTCCCCTCTCTACATATAACAtctactattttttttctatattttcttcaatgGATCGAGGCAATAATCCTTTTTTCaactctcaaaatttcaatcccTCCCAAGACTATTAGCCAAATCTTGTTGATATTCCAAGCTCCAATGAATTCCCGGAGTTTGATTATGCTATGAATTCAGAATTCTCGCATAATCCAACTCATTCTCCTATTTCTGAATATCACTAGACACCAAACCTCTGAAAATTTATCTGCAAACCCTTCAAACAATGCACAAAGTTGGACTGACATAGAAGATATATCATTAATGTCTGCTTGGTTCTTTGTCAGTAACAATCCAATTGTTGGCACTAATCGAAATAGTAGGCCATTTTGGAAAAATGTTGCTGATATGTATGAGCAAAGTCGAGCAGATAATCCAGAAATTGGAGGTTCAAGGTCCTTGGAATTATTGAGGCAACGTTTCAAATGCCTTTAGAGCAAGGAAGCGGTATATTGAAAGAAAACGTGAGATAGGTCATGAAGGTGTGTTCGAGCAGTACTTTTCAGAAGATCCAATCTATCCCCTATTTCGAACAAGGTTTCGAATGCGAAAGCCTTTGTTCGAACGTATAATGAACAAGCTCGTTGCCACAAATAAATTTTTTCAACAACACCCTGATGCAACTGGCCGTCTTGGTATGTCTCCAATTCAAAAATGTACAGCAGCTATGAGGGTGTTGGCATATTGCACCTCAGCCGATTTGCATGACGAATACTTACGAATGAGCGTCCAAGTCATTCGTAAATCAGTCATCAAATTTGTTGAAGGTGTCATTTCCAATTTCGGAGCTGAGTACCTCAGAAAGCCCACTGAAGAAGATATGGCAGCTCTTCTTCATATCGGAGAACAGCGAGGGTTCCCTGACATGATGGGCAGTATTGACTGTATGCATTGGGAATGGAAAAATTGTCATACTGCATGGGCAGGGCAATATACAGGACGAAGCGGTACGCTAACAATTATTCTGGAAGTAGTTGCATCACAAGACCTATGGATCTGACATGCATTTTTTGGAACCCCACGTTCAAGAAATGATATCAATATACTTGATCAATCGCCTGTTTTTGATGATATCTTGGAAGGTCGAGCACCAAAGGCCAATTATATCGTTAATAGTCACGAAAGGAATATGGGATATTATCTCACTGGGCGGCATTTATCAAATCTATTCCCGCTCCACAACTTCGAAAGCACCAGTTGTTTGCTCAACATCAAGAGGCTGCCCGAAAAGATGTTGTTGAGCAAGCATTTGGAATTTTACAAGCGCGTTTTGCTTTTATCAAGCGGCCATGTCTTATTTGGGATCGTGATATTATGAGGGAAATAATGATTGCTTGCATCATCatgcataatatgatagtgGAATATGAAAGAAGCACTTACCTTAACTATCATGATCCTACAGAATTCACACTCCATATTAATTATTTCACTTTGtacattgattttttatttttatcctatttttttcttatttaatttttaatgttgaatttgaatcCATTCTAAAGtttaaagtaaaattactaattattaacaatgaaagttagtttatttgtttagaaaacgaaatagtatatttttttaaagaatgcataaaaatatgtttttgtatgctttcaatctacttcatgttgaattaattgaattgcaaacaattatctattatattaagtgattgttaaaaaaatgcatgaaaataaagTGTACGCgaatgctaaaaaaaaattgcttcaggggctcccgcccccgaaccTCCCGTGTAAATGTTTTCAAATGTCAtagatcaataaattcagcTTCCCTAACCTCAAATCCCGAATCCGCCCCTGATCACACGATGTTAAAACACACTCGGAAAAAATAACTCGAGAAGGAAGGATCGGGGAAGAAACATAATACAATTTTAACATAACtaatatacaaaaaatgttgcATATAAgcttaaaactttttttttttttgacatgaTAAGCTCAAAACTTTTGTATGAAGATAATTCCATCACGATGAGAATCTATAATATTTAACATATCCTACATAAATTAAtgtattaaaattttgaattgaaagAGGATCTAAAAAATGTTTCAACTAATTAACTTATACACCGTAAAACACATTATCAACCACAAGGGTAAGTGAAGGAAACCTTCATTCCATATCAATACACCTTGCAAATATCCTACCATGAGAGAAGCAAACTATTTCTTGGGATAGATCTTAGCATCGGGTCCAATATCGCGTGATCCAGTGTTTATGTAAGGTCCACGGAAAGTTGCTTGAGGGGGCAGCGGCTTTGATGAGTCTATCACGGGACCCTTGGATGACTTCGACCTATACACCACAAAGCAAGACAAACCAAATCAGGAGAGGTGAGAAATTTCAACAATATTACTCGTTTAACAAGGTCACCTACGCCATGTAGAAGGGAAATGCCAATCCTGCTGATGCAAAGGCCACTAAGCCTGCAGCCACAATGGCATTGCGCTTGCGTGACATCAAAGATTGTTTAAAGAATCAACTGGTAATCTGAGAACAGAGAAAATATGAGAACTGAAATTAAAGAGGGCAATATTTAGTAGCATTCAGAACAAATTAAACAAATCACAAGTAGAAGCAGTTATATTATGGAATAACTTCAACTATCATGATAGAGGAAACTAGAAACTTGCACTAATTACTTGCAAATCAAACTCAAAAAGGGACTTAATTACATTAGCACATAGCTAGATGCATTTAATATTGATGTGCAGCCCTTTTGCTCAAATAAAAAGGGTGGAAATTTTACAGATTCTAGAGAACAAAACACCTGCAGAATTCACTTGCCAGGCTACCAGGAGTAACTTCAGTGAATTAGAATGTTTCTTCAAGAGTAACAAATGATTAAATTTCCATGAAGCAACAATTTGTTCAATCCTTGCGAGACCACCCATAAAATAATAGAGTGTGGTGATGGAAAAGTAAGTACAGTGTGAATATGTTGATGATCTAATGATAGTTAGAAAACAACTATGGATATATGATGTTGAGAGGCTGATGAAAAAGGAGGTGAGAAGTGTAACAATGTGGGGAGGATAAACATATAGGCGAAAGAGTGGTGACAAGAAGGATGTTTAGGCATTTAAAGAGTCGCATCCATTCTTCTTCTAAATCTCAAACACCTAACACGAACAAACACAGTTTAGATCATTTCTACACTCTGAATCACGAACAAAGCAGAGAAAGCCAAAACTAAAAGCATTGCATTGTGCCATATGTGGGACTTGATCATAGTTGCATATGATTGGATATTTCGAATTCATTTATTCAATCCCCTTGAACTTTTTGTTCTTTGTCAAAGTATTTACACATCTTTCCACCTATGTCACCTAGAAAATTCAGAATTTTCAGTCATCCCCTTCTTTCTATCTGCAGCCTTCCTTATGCAGTACTTTTACAAAGACTAATCATCTCTCACATACCAAAATTGCAAGAATAATTGAAGGGGAATAACTTACATATTATTCAAAACCATAACATTAAGGAAGTCAAAAGTGAAAAGATTTTCATCCGAGATTATACTCAATTTGATGAGCAGGCCTAAATTATCTATATTTGATTGAAACAAAAAAACGATGAAGCAATCCTATCTGTAAGAACATAATAATAACCAGAAGACACTTCCCAGCTACTAAACTAGTAAATACAATAAAACACCAAAACTCAACAATTCCAGCAATAATGCGAGCTGCATAACACAAAGAAGATCGAAGGCAACAAAATTTCAGAGGGAAAACGCACAAATTCGAGAAACTTTGAGCGAAAAATTAATGGCAAAAAAGGAATGCATTGTTATTACAACCATTTGAAGTGATTAATAAGGCCAATTGACGCAAACTCCGACGGAATTCCATGTAATAgacaaagaaaataataattacaattattCGCCGGAAATAATAACTCACAGGCTGAATCTATGCCGTCGTCGTGATGGAGCTGAGTACTGAAGCTTCTAGAAGTAAACTTAGATATGATGACAAATTTGGGCCCGAAAGCAGTAATATATAGTACACTTTAAAATATAGGCCCATTTGTTTACATACTTCACCCACAGTTAATATTTGATAGGCCCATTTATGAAATTAGAATTTTCCTATATAGATATTAtcgtatttatttatatatccTCTGTTTTTTTTATCTCCCTTTTTCTATTTGTGGCGCATTTGGTAATCTCCCTTCTTCATATTGTTACTGTATTAGTCCAGCCACTTGCAGCTACTGTGGATTTTAAATGGTTTTAAAACGTGAATGAAATAAGAAGATAGCAGATCATATTTTTGTGTGTGTAACAATCATTCGTCATCCAATATCATTCCAAACAACGTAAAGAGATCCTTTTTCACCTCATATGAAAAATAAAACGTTAATGACCTTCAATCAAATGCATAAATGTCAAAACATTtccatattaatttatgtaGAATTTGATGAAGCATACTACACCAGATGAAGTGTGTATATTTGAAAACACACCACTAACCAATTTTATAAATCACAAATTTACCAAAACTCAATTACATTCTCAACTATCCACACCGCACGACCACAATTACCTAAGTGTATCTATTTTCGAATCCACCTACACAACATGCCAAGTGCGAAAACACGGTTGTCGAGTGAGCTGGGTACTTGAATGTTACAAGATCCAACAACGAATgctaaaattttataataaaaattctGTCTATGGTTAAAAATAAGTAATATAATTCGTTAAACACTTCTGAAATCTAGAATTTGTATCTTATCATTATAAGAAAATACAAACTTGTATAGACGTGCAGTTTTCTATTAATGAAGCATTTCTTCAGCATTACAAAGAATGAATAGAAATGCAGAAATCACTAACATTTTTCCCTCCATAATTGTTATGTATCGAGAAATGCAGCAACATTACATCAGTATGTGGTAAAGAGATATGCAGAAGAGGTAATAAAACGAGTAAGATCAACCAACAGTTCAATCTGTTTGCTGCCTACAAAGCTGAACATTTTAGGCTTGATGTATTTCAACATGAAACCAACATGATATATTTTTGTATCTATATATCTATGCAAATACTAAAGCATTTTCTTGTTCAGAAACAGACAGCAAACATTATTTGCTAGACAGCTCACAGAACTTAGAGCTACAACTACCTGAGATAATGCTATGGAGATGACAAGTTCTTGGATAACTGACAGTTTTAAGTCCAGCTACACAAAGTTTATAACAAATCACAAAACCACAAAGTGACAAGCATCTATAAGGCGAGCGCCCTGCAAGCTAGATTCTAAGACGACAAACAATGATAAAAGCAAGAGAATGTCTACATAGCTGCATCACTTCATCACTAGACATTTAATCAAGTAGTGGTACATTTCTCAAGATCACCCACATTCAAACTGTTGAAAAAGCAATTTCAACTTTGAAGTTCTATGGAAGTTCATCAGCCAGAGTTTCATCATTCACTCTGATAAGATCAAACACCTAAATagcatatgtatatatatagtgccCATTTCCAGAGGAAACAAGAATACCCTTTTTCGTGCTACACACAGCAAATAGGAAGTCAAGCAGCTGAACTTCACTTGGCTAGCAGGGTTTACTGAGCTTGATTatcctgctgctgctgaaaGTTCAGTGGCCTCCTGAAAAGCATGATATGTGGCTCTGGGCGGTGGATCGCGTAGTGGACCCACCCTCGGCTCTGTTGAACCCCGATTGCGCGCCATTCATTCTATCAAATGGTAGAAAAGATCACCATCAATCGCAACAGCATTTGTAATTTACGATAAACACACAAATACACAATAGCCAGGTCCTGAAGCTCCATGAGAAATACAATAAATGGTAGATTTGATTGTTTGCCAATCAGAAGTTCCTATTCATGTAAGGTTGTAGTGATGTGCGAAATCCCTTCGAAACCAAATGGGAAATGCCTAATATATACCAACTAAAACTTAATTACATGGGTTCTTCAGAAATCCCACAGATGATTCCGCCAGACATATTCGATGAACACGAGATTATAATTCGAGTCGCTTGAACCAATTCAAAGTTGATTAAAACGGCAGAAAACCTAACCGACCaacaatataatataatataatataatataatataattagtaataaaCCCACATAAATGAGCTGATAGAAAACCCTAAGCCCCAATTTTTTGATACTGTAATCATATTCGACTAACATACCTCGGAGAGAAGGCGATTCTTCTGAAGCAGTTTGGCAACCTCCGGTGGAAGGACAACATGTCtggataaaagaaaatttccATAATTCGACATAATAGATACTTGAAAATCTTCATCAACAAATGACATGTCGTGATTTCTGAATCGATTTCAATAAATTGGGGTGGAGAGAAATCACCTGTACTCGTACGTATCATCAAAATACTTGTCCGAATACTGGATCTGCCCCATTTTCTGTTTCACAGTATGAACGGTAAAGCGAaagaaaaatcaataaattatctGCAGAACAAGATGAAGATTCGAGCGTTAAATAGCTAAAAAGGTGAAAAAACAGATAGTTGTGCCGTGTGCGAGGTCTGAGATTGAAATATACCTTGGCAGTCgcggagagagaaagagagagagaggagttgaGTGAGAGCAAGAAAAAACGAATGATACACAGAAGAGGAAAAAGAGAAGTAGAAAGAATTTTATCGTAGGACTTGAAAGGTTGTTTTCGGAAATTTATTAAATGAGGAAACCTGTGGCcctcaattgaatttcaaatttcgaAATATTCCCgcttatatataattaaataatgaacATGAATCTCAATGATTGGCCTGATTTTTAGTAGCATTGGCATCTCAACGAGCCCAACCAAGTTGCCGTTCACATGGTTCAGTCGGAGGCTCCAAGGCTGAAATGAGAATCGCGTGttagaaaaaggaaaaatatttgtttttcttttaatagaaaTTTATGAATATTGCACTTAGTCGCTGGAAATAGCACTCGATCGCTAGGAATGATGGAAAAGAGGGTGTGAGGTGTTGAGTGTCCGCTGGATGTGTGAGGGGCTTCGAGCGCCGGCTGGATTGGCGAGCTACAATTCTTCTTAAgaccaattaattgaattcgaACTTTATATTTGTCCACTTATTAATCAATTAGAGCATAAAATCGTAAACATCCATAgaaacatcacaaaataggaCTAAACAACAACATTCTTGaatcacaaaaaataaataacaaaacagAAACGATTGctgaaattataattaaaaaataaaacatattgaAAATTACAAAACAATGTGTTTTCTCACGCCTAGAATATAAATAGCTGATTTCTCATTTCTTACAGTTCTAGCCATTCTTCCAAACActattttcttagttaaggtttatTGCTTTGATTTTTCATCCTTACGCCTAGAGTAATTCAGtagttagagatttatttttcagttaATTAGCTTCATTACAGTAAGTTTTCATTTATTGCCTAGATAAAACTCTTATATTTATGATTTCAATACAATATCTGTTATTTCTTTCCGTATGCTCTTTAGATTAATTCTTATTGCTACCTAGATAATTGAtgttcttatttaaaaaaaccTAGCGTAGAATTACATGCTATTTCATTACTGCTTATTTACATTTgattttcgcctagatagatttatatgctttatctCAATTACGCACTAgttaatgagagagagagtgtgtgtgtgtatcaGACCCAAATTATTGATTAGAGTGTCTAGATTTAATTTCTTGTTAATTGTGCGCAACACGAGTGAACGccctgcttagccttccttgagagtacgacttgggttagcttattccaCTGCAACTGACgtaatcttcaattttaattattgtaatttttgaatttaattattgaaGGAGATTGCAAAACATTGAAGATTGAATGGTTTAATTTATAGGATATgatttaaattaatgtaattttaaattttatttagaattgatttttgaaaatggaatgaaaaTTTTGTAAAGCCCCTTTATAAAGCCTCCATCGTGCAGGGGATGACTCTAGTATTGTAGATGCTCTAAATCAATTGTTACATGTTAATcctttttgaaaaataaatgaataagtCCTCAATGAGACACCAAACGACGCAGACTTCTGTATGTAAACATTCAAACCGAACGACTTTTTTTTTACCcttaagtaaaaaataaaaaatgaaaataaatgaataaaggaTGGGAATTGGATGATGAAGCGGAGCTCAGTTGGTAAGACGTTACCAAGGGAAAATGGGGAATCATTATTgatcatcttttatatatatttatagagggaggttcaaatgagaaccgaaatttaaaatgagaacggagaaccatcTTCAATCATTGGATCATAAATATCAACGGTAGATGCATCATTTTGATGGATAGATGCACCATATGAGttcaaatcctggagggagcgaaattttgatttttactCATTTTTTTCCGAATGCAGTTAATTGTACAACGAATACAGGTAACTTTGCACGCCAATATTCATTATGCGATTACCTATATAtaaaagggcaaaggtgcaaATTAGTCCCCTCAAGCTTGCGTTGACATCCCTGAACTCctgaaagaaaggggcattttaGTGGGccccactcctctctctctctctctacaatgGATTCCCGATGCGCTCTTCTCTACCGCCATCGTCATTAATCTACCACCAGAAAATTAACGGAGCAAGTTCGTCACCAATGGCGACGACAAGATTTCCGCCGACATACTCAATGGTCTCGGCTCCGCCACTTCCGCCGATGAGGTGAAGCGCATAATGTCGGAGCTCGACACCGACGGTGACAGCTTCATCGACTTGACTGAGTTCAAGGCCTTCCATTGCGGCGGCGACAAGGAATTGAAGGAGGCGTTCGCTCTGTACGACAAGGACAAAAACGACAAGATCTCCGCAAACGAGTTG
This window encodes:
- the LOC131020042 gene encoding cyclin-dependent kinases regulatory subunit 1; this encodes MGQIQYSDKYFDDTYEYRHVVLPPEVAKLLQKNRLLSENEWRAIGVQQSRGWVHYAIHRPEPHIMLFRRPLNFQQQQDNQAQ
- the LOC131020054 gene encoding uncharacterized protein LOC131020054, which codes for MSRKRNAIVAAGLVAFASAGLAFPFYMASKSSKGPVIDSSKPLPPQATFRGPYINTGSRDIGPDAKIYPKK